The Maniola jurtina chromosome 20, ilManJurt1.1, whole genome shotgun sequence genome includes the window cacacatacaaactttctcctttataatattatagtgtgatagtgtgatggcAATTCAACGATATAACTAATATAACAAACGGCAGCCACTAAGGCAGAAAgggccaagaggcgcaaatatgaaaatatagaaaataatttcatatttgtgccttttggagtggagaccatgggttcgtggggcgaggatgccagatccttttttaaggacctgtcatcccgtcttgtggagtccacgggtgaccggaaatctggcagttaccttggtcagcatattagtctggccattcaacgaggtaacgcagccagcgttctgggcaccctgcctcgttacagtgatttggatgatatttttgttttataatttttatatttaagtatttttaacatttgtgaaaatctgtattattactttctgaataataataaattatataaacattAATCTTTATATTTCAGGTATTTATATGTGCCTATAAAAGACAAAGataatggaaaataatatattatgtaccgaCCTCATAGATTTCACTTTAATGTTACGTATTAAAAAGCAACttagataaattaatttacGTGTTTTCTACATAAATTGcgatagtaaaaaaaacttaattattatttgcatgaactaggtaagtaggtataaaatgtgTGAATTAAAGTGAACTCTTATAACCGAGTAAGAGCTGGTAAGTGTTTGTTGTTGAAATAGTTTCGTAGATACAATATAAATGCAACTGGCGTAGAGCGACAGATAGCCATAAAAGTCACTGGCGTAGCCCGCTGCGCCATACGCTCTACAGTCCTCTACGGCGTAGATGTCTACGGCGTAGCtatctttttaaatttatagactagcgcttggtggCAAGTGATTGATGCAACCTAAGATGGAGGGCGCTTTTTTAGAAGATGcccattcactcttgacttgaagatacccatattataattggcGGGGAAAACTGATGTTGTAAGGGCTgttcgaattagaaatgaggaggcaGATCGCTTTGTACGTATCCGTGAAATTTCGACTACATACAGGTGCAGACAGCAGACCTTGGGGAAGCCTTGCAGTACGATAGCTCATATACGATAGTCAGCCAGTTTCACGTTATAAATGGAGTAAAAGTATTTAACAAGACGAAGACGAAGCTTAAAACGATAGAAACTTTAAACTTCGCACGTAGATTCTTTTTATAACGTAAAACTTCACTAAGAGAGGATTTTTAGTCCATGTGAGTGAAGCTATTcactatattatgtagatataaatCGTTTAACGTACATTTTTCAGTTATTTCTCGGCCCAGTCTCACCAACATCACAATGAAATTGGTATTAGCGTGTACAGCGGTGGTATTGCTGCTGTCCGCGGTAGAACTGGCGCGACCAATGCGGCGTCGGAAGAATTCCATCGCCCAGATATACAGAGCCGCTAATATCACTCCCGTACCAGAACAGATACTCCAAGTAAGAGATAGGCATCCATTAGGCACTTGTCCCGCCACTGACGAAGAAGCGACTATACTCTGTACGCGGAGAGAAGTTacgtatagggctctctctgttgcgtaatcccatacaaatgacaaagacaaaccGTTAACCATTTTgcgtgaccaaccaatcacagacgaacctatgttttcgaattgatttcgaatgttttttgctttttagtaaatacggccattttgtaatttcaattaagtttttctattgtagtttttagggttccgtacctcaaaaggaaaaacggaacacttataagatcactttgttgtctgtctgtctgtctgtccgtccgttcatccgtcgtgtctgtcaagaaaacctatggtacttcccgttgacctcgaatcatgtttggcaggcaggtaggtcttatagcacaagtaaaggaataaatccgaaaactgtgaatttgtggttacatcattaaaaaataaataaattataatgtttttaaattttcaaagtgagatgaCTATATCAAGTGTAATATATATGTAATATAtgaataaaatctgttttagaatgaacaggtaaagccctttcatatgggtatcatatgaaagggctttacctgttcattctaaaacagattttattaatttttatgcataatagtttttgatttatcgtgcaaaatgtcaaaaaaaatacccgagtacggaaccctcggtgcgcgagtccgagtcgcacttggccgatttttctcTTTTACTTAGTATCGGTGGGTCAAGCATGGATCAAAATGAGAGTGAAAGtggtcaagtgagagtcggtCTCGCACACGTATTCAATACCACCGTATAAcatataacacttttaattttttttaattttcatgccagtcgtttttatatttttattatagcggcaatagaaatactcatttagtgaaaattttaactctctacctataacggttcacgagatatagcccactgacaaatagacgaacagacggacggacagcagaggcctagtaatagaaccctaaaaaatgttatattattcACCATTGACAGGTAAACTTCGGAGGAATAAAAGTGACTCCAGGTCTTGAAGTAGCCCCTGAGGATGCAGTTGATCTGCCCACTATTGGATTTGACTTCATCCCTGGCTGCTATTACACGTTTTTGGCATATAGTATGTattaaagttgttttttttacccgactgcggcaaagccaaaaggaagggtaatgattttagcagtctatgtatgtatgtatccagattctgtgtgttttgatgaatgaggtgtgaattgatttgttgtaaaggtccgggtatatttgatacgaaaaaaattaacctagcggatgttacgtcaaaaaagtgagggtctccaaaaacatttttttgctattgatcgagtggggtgtcaaatgaaagaggagaaaattttgaattcatataatataaaggtataaatgtacaacaacaagAAAATACACCAAACGACAGATAAACAATTTTTCTCTAATATTTCTGTGTTATTAAgaccgcagtcgggttttagttttcaactttatttttaaatcaattaataGTCGTTTTTTTCGGGAACACGCAGGCATGCGGCGACTTCCTACATGAGCACTTAGAGGAATCTGTTACGTAAATTTTAAACTCACGAGGGGGGAAGTAGAGTTATTCTATGTAAAGCTATTcttcataaataaaaacaaaccgAAATGAGAGAACTTTTTGGGACATATATGCATTTTCACTTACCaatttattaacagggctctctccgtcactcgtttcatacaatcgtagttccaatttcatttgaatattaagcaaccaaagtccatgaaattttgcagacatattctagaaactaatatctgtgtctgtggtgttttagatttttctaaaaatatgtagttttaaaattacaggggctcaaagatttgtatgaatttttttaagaccgcgtaactttgaaaccgaatattttaacagaaatctggaaaaccacagacatagatattagtgtctagaatatgtctgcaaaatttcatggactttggttgcttaatattcaaatgaaattggaactacgattgtatgaagcgagtgacggagagagccctcttaaactaggtgttataaaattactttttgaCAATACTCTCACTATTCATAATTTGATTAAAAGTAGCCGTAAATCTAAATAACCAATAGTTTTTGTGTTATGAGGGAAATCACACTGAAAAATGTTGTGAGGACAGCCACCGAAATGATAAAATTGGggcttttaattattattatttcctaaACTGAAGTCCTCATCAAGAAATATATATTGCCTCGCATAGGTGACTACCTCCTttactagaaaataatattagaacTGTATATTAACGTTCGATATCACCGATTTAATCCATGCCGTGTAAACTTTGTTGTTGGGAAGTCTCTTTAACTGCGACCTCCTTTAGTGGTAATAATGGATGCAGTTTTATATCGTTCTAATATTATGAAATGGTCCAACCTTTAGACTAAAGATACATGTTGTTTTGCAGACAGCAACTACTCAATCTCTTTTTTGAGTCCGTCCATAGTAGGGTTGTATGTCAACCTTAATGGCGATATGTTAGCGGACTCTTCCGCAATAGCAACTTGGCTTGGACCGAGCCCTAGTCCTGGCACTGGGATAAACCGTTACATACTGAATGTGTATAAACAAAGTGGATTGATTGATACCACTGATGAACAACTCCTCAGGTAAGCCAATCTTTATATAACTGGTTACTTAacccaaaacaaatatttaaaatgtgtacTAGCAGTACTAGTGTGTATTAATTATACTGTCTGATGTATATGGTATGGTGCCgtggctaccttttatcccggaaaatcaaagagttcctacgggatttcgaaaaacctaaatccacgcgaatgaagtcgcgggcgtcagctagtttattataactttgtaactacaattttggtaaatgaaaaaaaaaaaaacgttgatTCTTGCTTACAGCTACCAAATCGACCGCCTGCGCTTCCCGATTGATGATTTCGTGGCGACCTACGGCCTTTCCGGCCCCGTCGCCGGAACCTTCTTCCTTTCGCAATATCCTGTATTCGCATCCGAAGATTGTCTTTGAACGAGCCTCTTTActgtaaataaagattttttagtcTTAAACGGAAACGGTAGTTAATTTTTCTCTATTTTTTAACTGCCcagataattataattttaaaaaacgatgtttatttttattaattactatatgATGCCCAAAACTTTTTCTTCTTCATTTTCCTTAAAATCCACCATGCATGCATTTTGTGGATTTTCACAACCACCCTTTTAAGACAAGTGACTATTAAATAGGAAATACGCTACATAATACGCTGTATTTTGCAATAGAATTGAAGGTTTAGCCTTTTCGAATTAAACTGCGCTATCAGTGTAGTCAATGAAGCCATAAAACAGACATCATACAAatgatttacaaaatattatttaaaattatgtcCCCGTTTCAAAAGGTTCctcattttaaaaaatattaaaaaaaaccaccgaaatcggagctgtttctgaggacttccgaggAAAAGGATTCATTGACTCCACTATATTGAATAACTCGAAATTGAGCTACCTAAGTATAACTCAATTTAAATGAAGTTAAGTATAAATCGATGTCTGAAAAAATGTCGAATgttgggtttttaaaatatcGATTCACCTATCTTAAATGGAAGTACATGTGTATATTGGTCTGCGGGGTGATTCACTTTCAACTCAGGGATCAACACTGAATGATTGCCATCGCATATTCtgacatttatttataattaatccagtgaaggttttctacgaaaaaatattttaatatcactcagtaaagcagcaatgtagaaccaaccaatgtcaaatgagctcggtagctataattcagtgttagacagaagacactgagttagcgaatcacccagCCGCGCTGGGGGTTATTCCCTTACTAGtgatttttttctctcgtctggctttacacagataaaccaatgtcaagtttgtagttatttacaagttagggaaactattacagtacaaccaaattaataatgcgcatagaaatgttcgtcactgttcggcaacggtcgtatgatacacatgatattgactcctatttgtttataacaaggtgcaaaatgcaagtgcattgtttagggctcttacgattcaatgattcggaatatctGATCGGATcggatctgcatgcgcattattaatttggttgtactgtaagtATGTGTAAGACACACCTACTAGTTATCAACACTGAATGAAATTCacgttttcagattttttctttgACTGGTCTATAGACCTTattctacctgccaaatttcatgattccaggtcaacgggaagtaccctataggctcCGATTCCCTTTTCTTGAAAGACGCgaaagacagatagatagacaacgaagtgatcctataagggctcctttttttcttttgaggtattaTAACGGAACTCTGAAAACCATAGATATATTAACTGGGAGTTTTTAGTAATGTGAATATGCCcttaaatatttcagattttttagatatTTCAGGTTTCCGGTACGGTATTGTTGGTAGGtgcagtattttttatttataaaattaaattttaattttaacttttttgtaaaaaaaatctgactAAAATcattgtatcatcatcatcatcagcccgtggacgtccactgttggacataggccttccctatagaccgccaccacacccggtcctcagccttcctcatccagccacttcccgccagccgctttatatagtcggtaaattataattaaaatatcaaaattataatttcatatATAAAATCATTATATATGAAATTATACCTttggaaaacatttttttatattatagaattAGGTTGTAATATTACATGCGCGAGCGACGCAAAGTAGCGCGTTTTTGGGCGTTATCTTGTGTCCATGTTACTTTAAAATTGCATAGTTTtacataatgataataatttggcACTGACCTTGTagctttaactttaatttataataaataacataGATAAAGTAGTTTAAGTGTTTCGAAAACGATAATTTCAAAAAGAACTCGATTATTTGCATAACATTGGTAAATAGTGTATAAAATGAGTGAACTAAACTAAATTCTTATAATTAAGGTGGAATCGAAGGTGAGTGTTTGTTGAAATAGTTCCGTAAATATCATacatattacaatatattattatcattagcgTAGATGTCACaggttagtaaaaaaatataatataataactaaaataaatacttactacatattttatgtaaaaaatgatTCGAGTTAATTAAATGACTGTGAtgtttacattaaaatattgatcatttagtatatactagctgatgcccgcagcttcgcccgcgtggattggtcagatcccctgcagcatcaggattgaggagttggaatccaaatttttatgaaacaatgtcgcaaagttcctctttcgattaaaaaagaaatgacgcaaatcggttcagaaatctcggagatttcggtgtacataggtagaaaaatacaactcccttcttgaaagtcggttaaaaagtagcctatgttacaccctggtcaatcctctacttgtatgtgaaaatcccgttaaaatcggttcagccgttccgaagattagccttttcaaacagacagacagacagacagacaaaaattttaaaaacgtgtgattcagtcatggtatcgttcaaataaccatatgaccttaatatgtggtagttatttcgaaattacagacagacactccaattttatttattagtatagattttaatGTAAACATTTAATAATGTAAGAGATTTTATATTTCTGCAAATTAACTCCAGTAAAAAATAATACCCGGCTgttttgttgtgggctcttcccagacgggcgcgtttggaaccctcgtagctttagttttaagtttacgtaattaattatcaccactaatcATCTTttaaatctaacaaatcggacaaacaaaaggtatacaatagtacctactttgaatactttgaataaatgattttgactttgactttgacttttggaTAAATTGTGGACGGATCTAACACTACCCACCACCCATAGCGAAGCGAAAAGCGAAAaagtctttctttttttttcttttttttctctctcgtctggcttttacaatgattagccaatgtcaagtttgttgttatttgtaacaagttagctaaactatacaagtatggaccccgtctgtgccgccgctcgccgacatacgcacggcacccccttaaagcgcttttcagtcagttttaacaaaaaaaaaacactccaaaaagtcacaacacgcgcgccagcaaacgccaccacagacgaagtccaaattGTAAGTCTATGCATTCGTGTCATTTCGCTCCCAGTGTGGCCTGCGCTTAACGTAAATCTCAACTATGACTTCACTGCAATATTCAGAGAGATCGTATACATTTTTCAGTAATTTCTCGGTCCAGTGTTGCCAACATCACAATGAAACTGATACTAGCGTGTACAGCGATGGCGCTGCTGTCGACAGCGGTAGAGCTGGCGAGGGTAGCGTCGCGTCGGAGTAATTCCACTGCCAACATCTACAGAACCGCTAATATCACCCCCGTACCACAACAGATACTTAAAGTAAGAAACGAGCATTCATTAATTTTTACACCACTCGCTCGGCAATGCCTTATTACTGACCTGTTATAACCTGCCTTCCCACTAGATTTAAACATTAGGTTTATTCAATGGGTgtggatcaacaaattcttgaaaagcaGGCAACGTAttgacggttcctctggtgcttcAATGTTATAGtaagcggtaatcacttaacatcagaggggcgctcgtttgctcgctattttaattaaaaaaatattcattgctCACTCATAAATTCAAAcctacatgcatacatacatacatacacacatacatacatacagtacaaccaaattaataatgcgcatgcagatccgATCCGATCagatattccgaatcattgaatcgtaagagccctaaacaatgcacttgcattttgcaccttgttataaacaaataggagtcaatatcgtgtgtatcatacgaccgttgccgaacggtgacgaagatttctatgcgcattattaatttggttgtactgtacatagactgctaaaataataacacttcctttcggctttgccgtatagtaaaaatatacgACACTCGTGACTTGACCAAGTTTTATTAGTGCACGGCATAAAGCATTAGTCACATGTATCATAGTGTACCATTATAGCTCGTATGACCTTAACCCATGCAACGCTGATGACATGGGCTACTTATTAAGTCATGGATGTGTTACTTCTTATTAAGTCACACTAAGTCATGGATGAGCGTTACTCAATTGCGGGTTGAGGTCTCGCAttgctataaaaatattacattgaaTGTCATTTACAGGTACGCTTTGGAAATGTTGAAGTATTTCCAGGAATGGAAATACGCCCTTCAGTTGCAAAGGACTTGCCCCGTATTGATTTTGACTACGAGATCGGCCGCTATTACACGTTTATTGTGATAAGTATGtgattagattttttattttacctcagacacaagttagcccttgatggTTCTTGTTAGAGTTCGACGGCCTCCCTGgggcagtggtaagcgctgtggtctatAGAAGGAAGTCCTGGGTtcgaaaattttataatttctaaatctctggtctggcctggtgggaggcttcggccgtggctagttaccactttaCCGGCAAAACCGTACCGCCAATCGATTAAGCGTTCcagtgtagaggcatgcagcctcttttaagaccggcagctgcgaagaaagcaacacactttgcagctgtcacttagagaacacaatttgaattcggagcgattcaaaatatcttgctggcctggacgaaccccgggcagcgcattcaaccaattcacttcagatcatcaagaccgaaacgcctcggtctagcatcaagctccggccgtcgtttttctaccacagttttaattgtaaccaaggcacatattgtaaatacagcccaagtaatacaagttaatatgtagcggtatttttatttatcagttatctatcatacgctgcatggccgCTACATATTCTGGTGCCCCGGGTGAGGACCGAACTCACGTGTCATTGGTGAGGTCGAAGACATTATAACTCATCCCCCGCCTACTGACCGTTTCGCTTTCTTAAAAAAGGAGCTCATCCGTCGGTTGTCGACGTCAGAGGAGCAGAGGGTCCGACAGCTTATTAATGACGAAGTACTAGGAGATCGTAAGCCGTCCCAGTTTCTTCGCCATTTGCGTTCCCTGGCCGGTCACGTACTTACCGACCAGAATATTTTGCGTCAACTTTGGATGCGCCGCTTGCCACAACATTTGCAAGCCATATTAGCTGCGCAGTCCGAAATTTCATTAGATAAGGTTGCCGAATTGGCAGACAAAATTTTAGAGGTCTCCCCTGACATCAGGGCACCTTCTACTTCTGCTAGTTTGTCTGATCCCAGTGTGTCTTCGCTTCTTAAACGCATTGAGGAGTTAACTGAACAAGTTGCTGCGCTTAGCAGGAATAGGGATCATAGACGTACGAGGAGTAGATCTAGAGGTCGTTTTtctaataacaattttaaatcaACTTCTCCTCACAGATCACAGAGCAATGGTGGTGGAGAGATGTGCTGGTACCATCGAAGGTTTTCTTCACGTGCCCTGAAGTGCATCAAACCATGTTCCTATACAGGGCAGGAAAACGCCAAAGACAGTCAGTAGGGGCGATGCCTGACTGTCCAGTTGATACTCGCCGTTTATTTGTCACTGAGGTTAAATCTAAATTGCGTTTCTTAATAGACACTGGCTCTGATCTTTCGTGCTACCCGGTGACTTGGATTGATCGACCTCCTAAGGCTACCGAGTATACCATGCGCGCCGCTAATGGCAGCGATATTAAAACATATTCTGGTGACCCCGACGTGACTGCATGGCCGCTAcaccagtacgatgccgtgtattTTTGTGGATTTTTTCGAGTTCATGAAtgaagaggatttatattttcaccgAAGGgaccaatcaatcaatcaatcaatatccCATCGATAGGAAGGccgattccggaaaacctgcgtcaatcattattacaattgcaattgttctgattggctgaatttatggtattctggTTGCAATAATGCGTTAGGTATAGCCAAAAGGAAGCGAGTATCAACCTATAGATATGATATAGATAGAGTGTAAATATGATTGCGATCATGACACTACAGCTACCATTCTTGCTGACTTGTACTGACTGATCAATGCTCAAGCCAAACTCTTGGACCTAACTTTGCTCTGAGGTTCcctttttaataaattcaagGAATACGAtagaatattttgaaattcccaCGGAGAGGATTTGTATTTTCCCCGAACGAACAATCAATATCCTGACCTACTCTTTCACTGACTGATCAACGCTCAGTCCAAATCC containing:
- the LOC123875873 gene encoding protein D1-like encodes the protein MKLILACTAMALLSTAVELARVASRRSNSTANIYRTANITPVPQQILKVRFGNVEVFPGMEIRPSVAKDLPRIDFDYEIGRYYTFIVISKTWPFPYDPFLSPSVLALYVDIYGGPGRIVIGNSSEIATWVGPCPPPGSGSHQYLLFVYRQRGILDTTDEQLRR
- the LOC123875872 gene encoding protein D1-like, with amino-acid sequence MKLVLACTAVVLLLSAVELARPMRRRKNSIAQIYRAANITPVPEQILQVNFGGIKVTPGLEVAPEDAVDLPTIGFDFIPGCYYTFLAYNSNYSISFLSPSIVGLYVNLNGDMLADSSAIATWLGPSPSPGTGINRYILNVYKQSGLIDTTDEQLLSYQIDRLRFPIDDFVATYGLSGPVAGTFFLSQYPVFASEDCL